The proteins below are encoded in one region of Knoellia sp. S7-12:
- a CDS encoding lipid II flippase MurJ: MNARRAAAGIAGAAGLIAVMTLFSRIAGVGRIFVFADAVRAKGVGEIYQTVNALPNVLFEVAAGGILAAVAVPLIASRLGVGDRDHADRVASVLLTWALATLVPAAIVLFLAAPALSGLMIKDFDPRAHEVGATLLRIFAVQVPLYGVGIILAGLLQAHRRFLMAALAPLLSSIVVLGSYLWYGQLTGGETSPSLVSGSALVVLGWGTTLGVVALSLPLVIPALRTGWRWRPSFRLPADDARRIGSLAGAGVLALLAQQAAVLATMWLTNHSGDRGAFPVYGYVQAIYLLPYAVLAVPVATSTFPALAAGAGAGREVSSTLARALGGVLVLTGLAVGALLAAAPAVGAFFELLDARRGAEGASPVALSAMSGALTAYAPGLVGFGLSALLTRALYVRGRPMHAALAVAAGWLVALLPIVVVGPDQGPGATLGALGVASSLGMTLSAVLLLMLVRREWGPEAVAGVARTAGVLVVTAAAGLATGGAVTRGRDLDDFAEVVLTGLSAGLAALLAGLVVLWFADREMMREVVDRVRTRRRGGAGT; this comes from the coding sequence GTGAACGCGCGTCGGGCCGCAGCCGGCATCGCCGGTGCTGCAGGGCTCATTGCCGTGATGACGCTGTTCTCGCGCATCGCCGGCGTCGGGCGGATCTTCGTCTTCGCCGATGCCGTGCGCGCCAAGGGCGTCGGCGAGATCTATCAGACCGTCAACGCTCTCCCCAACGTGCTGTTCGAGGTCGCGGCCGGTGGGATCCTCGCCGCGGTTGCCGTGCCCCTCATCGCCAGTCGGCTCGGCGTGGGCGACCGCGACCACGCCGATCGCGTTGCGTCAGTCCTGCTCACCTGGGCCTTGGCCACCCTCGTGCCGGCCGCCATCGTGCTCTTCCTTGCCGCCCCTGCCCTATCCGGTCTCATGATCAAGGACTTCGATCCACGTGCCCACGAGGTTGGAGCCACGCTCCTGCGCATCTTCGCGGTTCAAGTGCCTCTCTACGGGGTCGGCATCATTCTCGCCGGGCTCCTCCAGGCCCACCGCCGCTTCCTCATGGCCGCCCTTGCACCTCTGCTCTCCTCGATCGTCGTGCTGGGGTCCTACCTCTGGTACGGCCAGCTCACCGGCGGCGAGACCTCACCCTCACTCGTCAGTGGATCCGCGCTTGTGGTCCTGGGCTGGGGAACGACCCTCGGGGTGGTGGCTCTGTCGCTACCCCTGGTGATCCCCGCCCTTCGGACTGGCTGGCGCTGGCGTCCGTCTTTCCGCCTGCCGGCCGACGACGCGCGCCGCATCGGCAGTCTCGCCGGCGCGGGTGTTCTGGCGCTCCTCGCCCAGCAGGCTGCCGTGCTCGCGACGATGTGGCTGACGAACCACTCAGGGGACCGCGGTGCGTTCCCCGTCTACGGCTACGTCCAGGCGATCTACCTGCTTCCTTATGCCGTCCTCGCCGTTCCCGTGGCCACGAGCACCTTTCCTGCCCTGGCGGCCGGCGCGGGCGCCGGGCGTGAGGTCAGCTCCACTCTGGCTAGGGCACTCGGAGGGGTCCTCGTGCTGACCGGTCTGGCCGTGGGGGCGCTTCTCGCTGCAGCTCCGGCCGTGGGCGCCTTCTTCGAGCTGCTCGACGCCCGACGCGGTGCCGAAGGCGCCAGTCCCGTGGCGCTTTCGGCCATGTCGGGCGCCCTCACGGCTTATGCGCCGGGGTTGGTCGGATTCGGTCTGAGCGCGCTGCTGACCCGGGCCCTCTACGTCCGAGGGCGCCCCATGCACGCGGCCCTCGCCGTCGCCGCTGGGTGGCTCGTGGCCCTCCTGCCGATCGTCGTCGTCGGGCCGGACCAGGGTCCCGGAGCAACGCTGGGCGCACTCGGCGTCGCGTCCTCGCTCGGGATGACCCTGTCCGCCGTGCTGCTGCTCATGCTGGTTCGCCGCGAGTGGGGGCCGGAGGCCGTGGCTGGGGTGGCTCGCACCGCCGGCGTCCTCGTCGTGACGGCGGCGGCGGGCCTGGCCACGGGTGGCGCCGTGACGCGCGGTCGCGACCTCGACGATTTTGCCGAGGTGGTGCTGACCGGCCTCAGCGCCGGGCTGGCGGCACTCCTGGCAGGGCTCGTCGTCCTCTGGTTCGCCGACAGGGAGATGATGAGAGAGGTAGTCGATCGCGTCAGGACTCGGCGCAGGGGAGGAGCAGGGACATGA
- a CDS encoding glycosyltransferase family 4 protein produces the protein MRIALVMGTSAGGTGRHVHDLVHGLVGAGHDVVVLAPAGELDQFDFAGAGAATVELTVRDRPQPRGDARALATLREVCGGADVVHAHGARVGALATLALVGVATPLVVTIHNASPGGGFAGRVHAVLERVVARGADLVLGVSADIVKDQLRLDAKRSELAVIAAPPPAAVTRDRYAVRRDLGMDARTMLLVTVARLAPQKDLDLLIDAVAEMLGRHDIAVLAAVAGDGPDRERLQLRIDDTRVPVRLLGHRTDVADLIAAADAVVSTARWEGQPVGLQEALHSGAAIVATDAGGTGAVVGDAAILVPVGDVASMARALADVLLHGAVRDDLRSRAIGRGAELPTSADALEAALTAYRSVL, from the coding sequence ATGAGGATTGCTCTCGTGATGGGGACGAGCGCCGGGGGGACCGGGCGTCACGTCCACGACCTTGTCCACGGACTCGTCGGGGCCGGTCACGACGTCGTCGTGCTCGCACCCGCGGGCGAGCTGGACCAGTTCGACTTCGCCGGAGCGGGCGCCGCGACGGTCGAACTCACCGTCAGGGACCGTCCACAGCCCAGGGGTGATGCCAGAGCTCTCGCCACCCTGCGGGAGGTGTGCGGGGGAGCGGACGTCGTCCATGCCCATGGAGCCAGGGTCGGGGCGCTGGCCACCCTGGCCCTCGTCGGTGTCGCCACCCCCCTCGTCGTGACGATCCACAACGCGTCACCTGGGGGTGGGTTTGCCGGGCGCGTCCACGCCGTCCTCGAGCGGGTCGTGGCCCGCGGTGCCGACCTCGTCCTCGGTGTCTCGGCCGACATCGTCAAGGATCAGCTGCGTCTTGATGCCAAACGCTCCGAGCTCGCCGTCATCGCCGCACCGCCACCTGCCGCCGTCACCCGTGACCGCTATGCCGTGCGTCGCGATCTCGGCATGGACGCGCGCACCATGCTCCTCGTCACGGTGGCCCGGCTCGCTCCGCAGAAGGACCTCGACCTCCTCATCGATGCCGTCGCAGAGATGCTCGGACGTCACGACATCGCCGTGCTCGCCGCAGTGGCTGGCGACGGGCCCGACCGCGAGCGACTCCAGCTCCGCATCGATGACACCAGGGTGCCGGTTCGGCTCCTCGGCCACCGCACCGACGTCGCCGACCTCATTGCCGCTGCAGACGCCGTCGTCTCGACTGCAAGGTGGGAAGGGCAGCCCGTCGGGCTCCAGGAGGCCCTCCACTCCGGTGCCGCCATTGTCGCGACCGATGCCGGTGGCACCGGCGCCGTCGTCGGTGACGCAGCGATCCTCGTGCCGGTGGGTGACGTTGCCTCGATGGCGCGCGCGCTCGCCGACGTCCTGCTGCACGGCGCGGTGCGCGACGACCTTCGCTCCCGAGCCATCGGTCGCGGAGCCGAGCTGCCCACGAGTGCCGACGCGCTGGAAGCTGCGCTCACGGCATACCGGTCGGTCCTGTGA
- a CDS encoding TlyA family RNA methyltransferase, translating into MARLDAELVRRGLARSRGEARELVEAGLVTVDGKVARKPATVTDEGSTVEVSSDSPRWVGRAAHKLDHAFTVWEPHGLTASGRSCLDVGASTGGFTQVLLARGASHVVALDVGRDQLVAELRADPRVTERSRTSIRDVEPEQIGTFDVVVGDLSFISLTLVLEPMSRLTNPGGDVVLLVKPQFEVGRGRLSKNGIVTDPRQRRRALTDVVAAAQAAGLGVHGLMRSPIHGGGGNTEYLMWARSGVSGTMDHGAVTAAVRELSKEVRA; encoded by the coding sequence ATCGCTCGGCTCGACGCCGAGCTCGTGCGCCGCGGGCTCGCGCGCTCACGGGGGGAGGCGAGGGAACTCGTCGAAGCCGGGCTCGTGACCGTGGACGGGAAGGTTGCGCGCAAGCCGGCGACCGTCACGGATGAGGGGAGCACGGTCGAGGTCTCGTCCGACAGCCCGCGATGGGTCGGTCGGGCAGCGCACAAGCTCGACCACGCCTTCACCGTCTGGGAGCCTCACGGCCTCACGGCCTCGGGGCGCAGCTGCCTTGACGTCGGAGCCTCGACTGGCGGGTTCACCCAGGTCCTGCTGGCCCGCGGCGCCAGTCATGTGGTGGCACTCGACGTGGGCCGTGACCAGCTCGTCGCCGAGCTGCGCGCCGACCCGCGGGTCACCGAGCGCAGTCGCACCTCGATCCGCGACGTGGAACCTGAGCAGATCGGCACCTTCGACGTCGTGGTCGGGGACCTCTCCTTCATCTCGCTGACGCTCGTCCTCGAGCCGATGTCACGACTCACCAACCCCGGCGGTGACGTCGTGCTGCTCGTCAAGCCGCAGTTCGAGGTGGGGCGTGGTCGCTTGAGCAAGAACGGCATCGTCACCGATCCGCGGCAGCGGCGGCGGGCGCTCACTGACGTCGTGGCTGCAGCGCAGGCCGCTGGCCTCGGAGTCCACGGGCTCATGCGCAGCCCGATCCACGGTGGAGGGGGCAACACCGAGTACCTCATGTGGGCTCGGTCAGGGGTCTCGGGCACGATGGACCACGGTGCGGTGACTGCCGCAGTCCGTGAGCTGAGCAAGGAGGTTCGAGCGTGA
- a CDS encoding copper transporter, with translation MIDFRYHLVSIVSVFMALAVGIVLGAGPLQGQIGDTLTQEVTQLREDRAALRTELETARKAGETRDEFTEAARARLVGGTLNNTRVALIVLPEADADDVNAVSDTLAASGASVVSRTTVEDAWVPQDAEATKELAQLATDQRRALGLPAAAESDTSPLDDVLATSLVAPDAAAANDANKAAIDALASAKLIDVDSADLVRASTAVVVAAPVKGDVAADRDREATRLASLAAALDRAGQGAVLTEDIGVSGFAGGASVVRAARSDATTAGALSTVDDISLSLGQVSVVYALVQQLSGGVGQYGLGDGVSAGYPPIPAP, from the coding sequence GTGATCGACTTCCGCTATCACCTCGTCTCGATCGTCTCGGTCTTCATGGCGCTGGCTGTCGGCATCGTCCTCGGTGCGGGTCCGCTCCAAGGACAGATCGGCGACACCCTCACCCAAGAGGTCACCCAGTTGCGCGAGGACCGTGCCGCGTTGCGCACCGAACTCGAGACAGCCCGCAAGGCGGGCGAGACGCGCGATGAGTTCACCGAGGCCGCACGAGCCCGGCTTGTCGGCGGCACACTGAACAACACCAGGGTGGCACTCATCGTGTTGCCCGAGGCCGACGCCGATGATGTCAACGCTGTGAGCGACACGTTGGCCGCCTCGGGGGCGTCCGTGGTGTCGCGCACGACGGTCGAGGACGCGTGGGTTCCCCAGGACGCCGAGGCAACGAAGGAGTTGGCCCAGTTGGCGACGGACCAACGGCGTGCACTTGGCCTGCCTGCGGCAGCCGAGTCCGACACGAGTCCGCTCGACGACGTGCTCGCCACCTCGCTCGTGGCGCCCGACGCGGCAGCCGCCAACGACGCAAACAAGGCAGCCATCGACGCGCTCGCCAGCGCCAAGCTCATCGATGTGGACAGCGCCGACCTCGTCCGGGCCAGCACCGCCGTCGTGGTCGCCGCCCCGGTCAAGGGTGATGTTGCTGCGGACCGAGACCGTGAGGCGACACGTCTGGCATCGCTCGCCGCGGCGCTGGACCGTGCGGGCCAGGGAGCCGTCCTCACGGAGGACATCGGCGTGAGTGGCTTCGCCGGCGGCGCCTCAGTGGTCCGTGCCGCGCGCAGTGACGCCACCACGGCCGGCGCTCTTTCCACCGTCGACGACATCAGCCTCTCGCTCGGCCAGGTCAGCGTCGTCTATGCGCTGGTTCAGCAGCTCTCCGGGGGCGTTGGCCAGTACGGCCTCGGCGACGGCGTCTCGGCCGGCTACCCGCCGATCCCGGCGCCATGA
- a CDS encoding HAD-IIA family hydrolase translates to MRLVDRYDAIVCDLDGVVYRGDPAVPHAVEALSAAGIPIQFATNNASRPPRQVADHLRRLGLDITDDSVATSSQAAAWVLTRHLEPGAAVLAIGGEGVAQALRESGFVPVTSIDDRPAAVVQGYGPDVSATDLAQAAYAVQRGALWLATNTDHTLPTADGFAPGNGALVLAVGAAVGRGPELVAGKPDEPLYLMCAERLGVAPNRVLAIGDRLETDIEGAHQAGMDSLLVLTGVHGVSDAVAAPPQARPTWMAPDLRALLVEIDELERTSELLRAEWEIRDHEQVDAGSTRVLPPELAALSDSLSD, encoded by the coding sequence GTGAGGCTCGTTGATCGCTACGACGCGATCGTCTGCGATCTCGATGGTGTCGTCTATCGAGGCGACCCCGCGGTGCCACATGCCGTGGAAGCGCTGTCCGCGGCGGGGATCCCCATCCAGTTCGCAACCAACAACGCTTCGCGACCGCCACGACAGGTGGCTGACCACCTACGTCGTCTGGGCCTCGACATCACCGACGACTCCGTGGCCACGAGTAGTCAAGCGGCCGCATGGGTTCTCACGCGGCACCTCGAGCCAGGCGCCGCGGTGCTCGCCATCGGAGGAGAGGGTGTGGCGCAGGCGCTGCGAGAGAGCGGTTTCGTCCCCGTCACTTCGATTGACGACCGCCCTGCAGCTGTCGTCCAGGGCTACGGCCCCGACGTGAGCGCGACGGATCTGGCGCAGGCGGCATACGCCGTGCAACGCGGGGCGCTCTGGTTGGCGACCAACACCGATCACACGTTGCCGACGGCAGACGGCTTTGCCCCGGGCAACGGTGCGTTGGTCCTGGCGGTGGGCGCGGCAGTGGGCCGAGGACCCGAACTGGTCGCTGGAAAGCCCGACGAACCGCTGTATCTCATGTGCGCCGAGCGCCTGGGCGTTGCGCCGAATCGGGTTCTGGCCATTGGTGATCGGCTCGAGACCGACATCGAAGGTGCGCATCAAGCGGGGATGGACTCGCTGTTGGTGCTGACGGGCGTGCACGGTGTCAGTGACGCCGTCGCAGCTCCTCCGCAGGCCCGCCCGACATGGATGGCACCGGACCTGCGCGCCCTTCTTGTCGAGATTGATGAGCTGGAGCGGACCTCAGAGCTGTTGCGCGCGGAGTGGGAGATCCGCGATCACGAGCAGGTCGACGCTGGCAGCACCAGGGTCTTGCCGCCGGAACTTGCCGCGCTGAGTGACTCGCTGAGTGACTGA
- the recN gene encoding DNA repair protein RecN, which produces MLQEIRIKDVGIIDESIIEFGPGLTVLTGETGAGKTMVVTSLGLLLGSRSDSGLVREGSGRAVIEGVFDVAADHPAKLRAAEAGGDVDESLVLVRTVSGEGRSRAHVGGRSAPVGVLSELGEHLVAVHGQADQWRLRRPEEHRELLDAFGGRPVAGVRTAYNEAYAAHASALAELESLRAAARERAQELDLLHRGLERIAAVEPVAGEDADLRVEDERLAHAEELRRGSSEAHLLLAGDDDASGGADGGVMGALASARSSMSQVSANDPALADLERRLNEVTHLITDLASDLSSYVADIDLDPGRLEFVQERRSQLTDLTRSYGETIEDVIAWSATASRRVLELEGDDDRIDVLEKEVGALEADRVASAKKLSTARRKAAKTLSARIGDELSHLAMGSATVVVAVDEAGRLGPHGGDEVEIGLAANVGSTPRSVSKAASGGELSRVMLAIEVATATSDTTSSVPTFVFDEVDSGVGGRAALDVGARLAALATSAQVIVVTHLAQVAAHADHHLVVSKADDGQVTRSGVRRVTGEERVSELARMMAGGVSDAALEHARDLLADLGQSADA; this is translated from the coding sequence GTGCTACAAGAGATCAGGATCAAAGACGTCGGCATCATCGATGAGTCGATCATCGAGTTCGGGCCGGGGCTGACCGTGCTCACCGGTGAGACCGGTGCAGGCAAGACGATGGTCGTCACAAGCCTCGGGCTGCTGCTTGGATCGCGCTCTGACTCCGGTCTGGTCCGCGAGGGATCCGGTCGCGCTGTCATCGAGGGCGTCTTCGACGTGGCAGCCGATCACCCGGCAAAACTTCGAGCCGCAGAGGCCGGCGGAGACGTCGATGAGAGTTTGGTGCTGGTCCGCACCGTGAGCGGTGAGGGTCGCTCGCGCGCCCACGTCGGAGGCCGCAGCGCACCCGTCGGGGTGCTCAGCGAACTGGGCGAACACCTCGTCGCTGTCCATGGACAAGCAGATCAATGGCGGTTGAGGCGCCCGGAGGAGCACCGCGAACTGCTCGACGCGTTCGGTGGTCGTCCGGTGGCAGGTGTGCGGACGGCATACAACGAGGCGTATGCCGCACACGCCTCGGCTCTCGCGGAACTCGAGTCGTTGCGCGCTGCCGCGCGCGAACGCGCCCAGGAGCTCGACCTGCTGCATCGAGGACTGGAACGCATCGCCGCGGTGGAGCCGGTCGCTGGTGAAGACGCAGACCTCCGCGTCGAGGACGAACGGCTGGCACACGCAGAGGAATTGCGTCGCGGTTCGAGTGAGGCGCATTTGCTCCTGGCTGGTGACGACGACGCTTCTGGTGGCGCTGACGGTGGGGTGATGGGTGCCCTGGCTTCGGCGAGGTCGTCCATGAGTCAGGTGAGCGCCAATGACCCCGCGCTCGCGGACCTGGAGCGCCGCCTCAACGAGGTCACGCACCTCATCACCGATCTTGCGTCCGACCTCTCCAGCTACGTCGCGGATATCGACCTGGACCCCGGCCGACTCGAGTTCGTCCAGGAGCGCCGGTCGCAGCTCACGGACCTCACGCGCAGCTATGGCGAGACGATCGAGGACGTCATCGCATGGAGTGCGACCGCGTCCAGGCGCGTGCTGGAGCTCGAGGGCGACGATGACCGGATCGACGTGCTCGAGAAGGAGGTGGGAGCCCTCGAGGCAGACCGGGTCGCCTCGGCGAAGAAGCTCTCCACCGCTCGGCGCAAGGCAGCCAAAACCTTGTCGGCGCGCATCGGCGACGAGCTGAGTCACTTGGCCATGGGTTCGGCCACGGTTGTCGTCGCGGTCGACGAGGCAGGTCGGCTCGGTCCGCACGGCGGCGATGAGGTCGAGATCGGGTTGGCGGCCAACGTCGGGAGCACGCCACGCAGCGTCAGCAAGGCGGCCTCCGGTGGTGAGCTCTCGCGGGTGATGCTCGCGATCGAGGTCGCGACGGCCACCTCCGACACCACGAGCTCAGTGCCGACCTTCGTCTTCGATGAGGTGGATTCCGGCGTCGGCGGGCGGGCTGCTCTCGATGTCGGAGCCCGACTGGCTGCTCTCGCGACGAGCGCGCAGGTGATCGTCGTGACGCACCTGGCCCAGGTGGCCGCGCACGCTGATCACCATCTCGTCGTGTCCAAGGCCGACGACGGTCAAGTGACTCGCAGCGGTGTTCGCCGGGTCACGGGGGAGGAACGGGTCAGCGAGCTCGCCCGAATGATGGCAGGCGGTGTGAGCGACGCGGCCCTGGAACACGCCCGGGACCTGCTCGCCGACCTCGGACAAAGCGCCGACGCCTGA
- a CDS encoding NAD kinase yields MSESRRILLVVHPNRPEVHDHALGVVKRLKAAGVAVAVISDEMRGTPLEDAPDLISADPADPTHGCELVCILGGDGSILRAAELSRGSGVPLLGVNFGHVGFLAEVERDDLDVTVERIVSRQYTVEERMTLEVVAMHDGQTVFKSWALNEVTVEKASRERMIELTVEIDGRPLSTWGCDGVVMATPTGSTAYAFSAGGPVVWPDVEAMLLVPISAHALFARPLVVGPDSQLAVEVVPRTEGGGVVWCDGRRAIDLPPGARIQVHRSADSVRLARFAASPFTDRLVEKFDLSVHGWRGAARRASESAMGSGTESDAESGTETG; encoded by the coding sequence GTGAGCGAGTCTCGCCGCATCCTTCTTGTGGTCCACCCCAACCGTCCCGAGGTCCACGACCACGCGCTCGGCGTGGTCAAGCGCCTCAAGGCAGCGGGCGTGGCCGTCGCGGTCATCAGCGATGAGATGCGAGGCACCCCGCTCGAGGACGCCCCCGACCTCATCAGTGCCGACCCTGCCGATCCGACCCACGGCTGCGAGCTCGTCTGCATCCTCGGCGGAGACGGATCCATCCTGCGCGCGGCCGAGCTGTCCCGGGGTTCGGGCGTCCCGCTGCTCGGGGTCAACTTTGGCCACGTCGGATTCCTCGCCGAGGTGGAGCGAGACGACCTCGACGTCACGGTGGAGCGCATCGTCTCGAGGCAATACACCGTCGAGGAGCGCATGACCCTCGAGGTCGTCGCGATGCACGACGGTCAGACCGTCTTCAAGAGCTGGGCCCTCAACGAGGTGACGGTCGAGAAGGCGTCGCGTGAGCGGATGATCGAGCTCACCGTCGAGATCGACGGTCGCCCGCTCTCGACGTGGGGCTGCGACGGCGTCGTCATGGCCACCCCCACGGGATCGACCGCCTACGCGTTCTCGGCCGGTGGTCCGGTCGTCTGGCCCGATGTCGAGGCCATGCTGCTCGTCCCCATCAGCGCCCACGCCCTCTTTGCGCGGCCCCTCGTCGTCGGGCCCGACAGTCAGCTGGCCGTCGAGGTCGTGCCGCGAACCGAAGGCGGGGGCGTCGTCTGGTGCGACGGTCGCCGAGCCATCGACCTTCCTCCCGGCGCGCGCATCCAGGTGCATCGCAGCGCCGACTCCGTGCGACTCGCGCGCTTTGCCGCGTCGCCCTTCACCGACCGTCTCGTCGAGAAGTTCGACCTCTCGGTGCACGGCTGGCGTGGTGCTGCTCGCCGCGCGAGCGAGTCCGCGATGGGTTCCGGCACCGAGTCCGACGCCGAATCCGGCACCGAGACGGGCTGA
- the steA gene encoding putative cytokinetic ring protein SteA, translating into MPFTTRLRRERDPGPAGVSGPARVDPRTKDLTKRLKPGDIAVINHVDIDRVSAEALVACRPAAVVNAATSISGRYPNLGPEILLAAGIPLLDAVGDEAMKVTDGTRVHLDGANLMAGDRVVATGQALDEALVTASMADARAGLNDQLEAFAANTMEYLKQERALLLDGVGVPDIQTDLDGRHVLIVVRGYHYKEDLKMLRSYIREFKPILIGVDGGADAIVEARHKPDLIVGDMDSVSDATLRSGAEVVVHAYRDGRAPGLERVRDLGVEPVVFPATGTSEDVAMLLADDKGATLIVAVGTHATLIEFLDKGRSGMASTFLTRLRVGGKLVDAKGVSRLYRSRISGTWLLLLVLVGLCALAAALWASPGGKVLLQVLGARLDDLWSALGGIFT; encoded by the coding sequence ATGCCCTTCACGACCCGCCTCCGCCGCGAACGCGACCCCGGACCTGCCGGCGTCAGCGGCCCTGCCCGCGTGGACCCACGGACCAAGGACCTGACCAAGCGCCTCAAGCCCGGCGACATCGCCGTCATCAACCATGTCGACATCGACCGGGTGAGCGCTGAGGCGCTGGTGGCCTGTCGTCCCGCCGCGGTCGTCAACGCAGCGACGTCGATCTCTGGGCGATATCCCAACCTCGGACCCGAGATCCTGCTCGCGGCGGGCATCCCGTTGCTCGATGCGGTCGGTGACGAGGCGATGAAGGTCACCGATGGCACCCGTGTCCATCTCGACGGCGCGAACCTCATGGCCGGCGACCGGGTCGTCGCCACGGGTCAGGCTCTCGACGAGGCCTTGGTGACAGCGTCGATGGCCGATGCACGAGCTGGGCTCAACGATCAGCTCGAGGCGTTCGCCGCCAACACGATGGAGTATCTCAAGCAGGAACGTGCCCTGCTCCTCGACGGTGTGGGCGTCCCCGACATCCAGACCGATCTCGACGGTCGCCACGTCCTCATCGTGGTCCGCGGGTACCACTACAAGGAGGACCTGAAGATGCTTCGGTCCTACATCCGCGAGTTCAAACCGATCCTCATCGGCGTCGATGGGGGAGCAGACGCCATCGTCGAGGCCCGCCACAAGCCGGACCTCATCGTCGGCGACATGGACTCCGTCTCCGACGCGACGCTGAGGTCCGGCGCCGAGGTCGTGGTCCACGCCTACCGTGACGGCCGCGCGCCCGGCCTGGAGCGCGTGCGTGATCTGGGGGTCGAACCGGTCGTCTTCCCCGCCACCGGCACGAGCGAGGACGTCGCGATGCTGCTCGCCGACGACAAGGGCGCGACCCTCATCGTCGCCGTCGGAACCCACGCCACCCTCATCGAGTTCCTCGACAAGGGACGCTCGGGCATGGCCAGCACGTTCCTCACCCGGTTGCGCGTCGGCGGCAAACTCGTCGACGCCAAGGGTGTGAGTCGTCTCTATCGCTCACGCATCTCGGGAACCTGGCTCCTCCTTCTCGTTCTCGTTGGCCTGTGCGCGTTGGCCGCCGCGCTCTGGGCCTCCCCCGGAGGCAAGGTGTTGCTGCAAGTCCTGGGTGCCCGCCTCGACGATCTCTGGTCCGCACTCGGAGGAATCTTCACGTGA